TGAGGGCGGATCAGCTCCGGGCGGAGATCGACCATCTGCTGGAACAGGGGGAAGCGCTCGCAGAGCGGGAAGGGGTGAAGGAAGGGTATCTCGCCGCCCGCTTCGCCGTCTGCGCATGGGGTGACGAGATCATCCTGAACTCCGCCTGGGTCGAGCGGCACGAGTGGCCGAAGGAAGATCTGCAGCGTCACTACTACGGTAGAAGCGATGACGGGGAGGAGTTCTTCGAGCGGCTGAAGGATCTCTCCCTCCTCGAGCAGGATGTGCGGGAAGTCTACTACCTTTGCCTATCCCTCGGCTTTACCGGCCGCTACTGCGGGCCCGGCGCGGAGGAGGCGCTCACCAAGCTGCGCTCGGCCGAGCTGAAGGTGCTGACCGGCAGCTCCTCCTCGGGGCCCGCCGACGAGCGCGACCTCTTCCCGGGGGGATACCCACAGGACCTGCCGGCGGACGGGAAGGACGCAGGGAGGTCCTTCCTGCGCGCCCTCCCTCCTTTCCCGGTCCTGGCGATCCCTCTCCTCTTCTTCGTTGTCCTCTTCGTGGTCTTTCGGGTGGCACTCGGGGGGATGACGGAGACTCTTCTGAAGAGAGTGCCCTTTTGACAAAGAGGGTGCAGCAGCTGCGGCGGTAGCGTATGGCCGCCTCCTTAGAAGGAGGGTTCCATGAATGAGCGTACCAGGCATCTTTTGGAGATAGCGGTGCTCCTCCTCTTGCTGGCCGCGGCGCCGCTGGTGGCGCGGTGGATCTCCGTCCCCCCCTGGGTGGCGCTTTGCCTGCTCGTCTTTCTGGCGGGGATTTGCGTCGCCCTCTTCTTCCTGCGCAGCATAATGGGACGGCGCTGCGAGGCAAAGCTCGTGCACAAGGAGCTGGAAGAGGAGAGCGAGCTGCCGCAGGAGCCTCCCCCACCAGAGGAGACGGCGCTGGAGGCGTTGCAGGAGAAGTGGCGCGTGGCGCTGGAGAAGCTTCAGGCGTCCCACCTGAAGAAGATGGGGGACCCGGTGCACGCGCTGCCGTGGTACCTGGCGCTCGGCGCCGGCGGCTCCGGGAAGAGCAGCATGCTGCACAGCTCCAGACTCTGCTCCCCCTTTTTTTCCCCCTCCGAAGAACTCCCCCCTCCGACCCGCAACTGTGACTTCTGGTTCTTCGAGAAGTCGGTCTTCATCGACACCGCCGGCCGCTACTCCTTTCCGGTGGACGAGAAGGAGGACCGGGAGGAGTGGGAGCATTTCCTCACCCTGCTGGCCAAACACCGGCGCAAGGAGCCTTTGAACGGTGTCGTCATCACCGTGGCGGCGGACCGCCTTCTCTCCCTCGACCCGGACGGAAGCAGGGGGGAGGCGCGGGTCCTGCGCCAGCGCGTCGACGAGCTGATGCGCATATTCAAGGTCAAGTTCCCGGTGTACGTCCTGGTGACGAAGTGCGACCTCATCGAGGGGATGGAGCGCTTCAGCGCCCTTCTCCCCGAGAGGACGGCGTCGAGCCCCATGGGGCGGCTGAACGAGAGGATCTCGGAGAACGCGGAGAGCTTCACCGCAGGTACGATCGCCGCCGTGCAGGAGAGGCTGCGGTTTTACCGGCTGCAGCTTTTGAACGACCCGGCGGCACGCCGGGAGGCCGAGTCCCTCGCGCTCTTCCCGGAGGAGTTCGCCCTCCTGAAGGAGCCGCTCACCATCTTCATGACCTCCCTTTTCAAGGAGAACCCGTACCAGGAGCCCCCGGTGCTGCGCGGCCTCTTCTTCGGCAGCGCGTTGCAGAAGGGGTACCCCCTTTCCCTTCTCTCCGGCACCATGCACCCCGCCTCGGAACAGCGCCAGCTTCCGGGGACAGACCGCGGGTTCTTCCTGCAGGAGCTCTTCGCCACCGTCATGCCGAGGGACCGCTCACTTCTCTCCCCCACGAGACAAGGGATCCGGTGGAGGGCGATGACCGCGGACCTCGCCTTCATGTCCTGGGCGCTCGTCATGATCGCCCTGTCCGGCCTGCTCGGCTTCTCCTTCATAAAGAACCTCCGCACCATACGCGTCGCCTCGGCCCAGCTCGCCCCCCCCGTGGCGGCGGGGAGCGATCTGGAAGTGCTGGAGCGGTATCGCGCGGCGATCGCCACGGTGGAGGGGCAAAACAGGGGGTGGATGACTCCGCGGCTCGGGCTCACCGGGAGCATCGAGGTGGAGCGTGGACTTAAGGAGAAATTCTGCCGCCGCTTCAGGAAGACGGTACTCTCCCCCCTCGACAAGGATCTGGAGCAGAACGTCGCCCTCCTGCACTCGTACTCACCCGATGCTACCTATTGCCAGTACGCCATGCACCTGGTGCGTCGGCTGAACATCCTCAGGGCCCGCATCGGCGGGGCGCAATTGGCGGAACTGCAGAAAAAGCCGCTTCCGGCGGCGCCGCTCCCGGTCGGCGTCACGGAGAGGGGGGGACAGGAGCCGGGGAGGAAATTCGGCCAGCTCTACCTCTCCTATCTTGCCTGGAGCAAAGATGGCGATGCCCTGAAGGCCGAAGCGCAGAGTCTCCAGGCCCGCCTGAGGTATGTGCTGGCGATGAAGGAAGGGAACCTGCGCTGGCTCTGCCACTGGGTAGAGCACAACGAAGGGCTCACCCCCCTGACCCTCGCCCCCTTCTGGGGAGGGGTGCCTTCCGGGGCAGACGAGCCGGTCATCTACCCCACGTACACCCGGAAGGGGATGGCGCGGCTGAGCGCTCTGGTCGGCGAGGTGGAGGGGGCCAGCGGCGGGAAGGGGAGGTATGCCGCTGCCAGGGCGGACCTGGAGAACTGGCAGCGTAATGCGGCGTTCGTTGCATGGCAGACCTTCGCACAGGACTTCTCCCGCGGCGTAAAGCGGCTGCGCGGCAATAATGAATGGCAGCGGGTCGCCTCGGTGATCGGTACGGAGCAGGGGCCGTATCTTGCCCTCATGAACCGGCTCACCTGGGAACTGGAGCCGCTTTCTCACGGCACCGGGGTGCCGGTATGGTTGCGCCAGCTCTACCTCCTGCAGGGGGCTCGGACGCAGCGCGCGGCCCCGTATGACGGAATCATGGCAAAGGCGGCGGACACCGGGGCGCCGACCTCCGGCGGGATAAAGCAGAAGCTTTCCCGCGGGGGTGGAGGAGTCGGTGCCGATCCCCTGCAGGAAACAGCGGCA
The DNA window shown above is from Geomonas sp. RF6 and carries:
- a CDS encoding type VI secretion protein IcmF/TssM N-terminal domain-containing protein: MNERTRHLLEIAVLLLLLAAAPLVARWISVPPWVALCLLVFLAGICVALFFLRSIMGRRCEAKLVHKELEEESELPQEPPPPEETALEALQEKWRVALEKLQASHLKKMGDPVHALPWYLALGAGGSGKSSMLHSSRLCSPFFSPSEELPPPTRNCDFWFFEKSVFIDTAGRYSFPVDEKEDREEWEHFLTLLAKHRRKEPLNGVVITVAADRLLSLDPDGSRGEARVLRQRVDELMRIFKVKFPVYVLVTKCDLIEGMERFSALLPERTASSPMGRLNERISENAESFTAGTIAAVQERLRFYRLQLLNDPAARREAESLALFPEEFALLKEPLTIFMTSLFKENPYQEPPVLRGLFFGSALQKGYPLSLLSGTMHPASEQRQLPGTDRGFFLQELFATVMPRDRSLLSPTRQGIRWRAMTADLAFMSWALVMIALSGLLGFSFIKNLRTIRVASAQLAPPVAAGSDLEVLERYRAAIATVEGQNRGWMTPRLGLTGSIEVERGLKEKFCRRFRKTVLSPLDKDLEQNVALLHSYSPDATYCQYAMHLVRRLNILRARIGGAQLAELQKKPLPAAPLPVGVTERGGQEPGRKFGQLYLSYLAWSKDGDALKAEAQSLQARLRYVLAMKEGNLRWLCHWVEHNEGLTPLTLAPFWGGVPSGADEPVIYPTYTRKGMARLSALVGEVEGASGGKGRYAAARADLENWQRNAAFVAWQTFAQDFSRGVKRLRGNNEWQRVASVIGTEQGPYLALMNRLTWELEPLSHGTGVPVWLRQLYLLQGARTQRAAPYDGIMAKAADTGAPTSGGIKQKLSRGGGGVGADPLQETAAAWREYLSALGAIAPAAASRGQSFQLAAQTFTDDPATGRSPFFAAYHSLNRIRLGVGADSPMAEVPARLVAGPMEFLWYYIRKEAAAKLQEEWEEEVVPGGVELPTPQATQVLLGPDGLAWKFAKGPAAPFLVRTDGGFKPKEVLGATLPLDGAFFSFMSRGTNVVASALSRQASYTVGIKALPSEANQDATSHPHATRLDLLCAGNTQSLVNLNYPTGKTFYWAPENCSDVVLKVEVGDLVLTKRYGGPRGFPAFLNDFRGGSRTFATSEFPAEAGALQKLGIKHVRVNYTFTGSAPVLRQSAAAQAHVPRSIGKSY
- a CDS encoding DotU family type IV/VI secretion system protein; translation: MHLTDCFAPLISYLVHFQRNAKESLLRADQLRAEIDHLLEQGEALAEREGVKEGYLAARFAVCAWGDEIILNSAWVERHEWPKEDLQRHYYGRSDDGEEFFERLKDLSLLEQDVREVYYLCLSLGFTGRYCGPGAEEALTKLRSAELKVLTGSSSSGPADERDLFPGGYPQDLPADGKDAGRSFLRALPPFPVLAIPLLFFVVLFVVFRVALGGMTETLLKRVPF